In Actinomadura citrea, a single window of DNA contains:
- a CDS encoding NAD(P)/FAD-dependent oxidoreductase, translating into MTERDVLIIGGGPAGLSGALVLARARRSVTVVDAGEPRNAGVDHMHGFLTRDGMPPGRLLETGRTEVRGYGGEIVDGTVARAEEGFVLTLGDGSRLRGRRLLVTTGVTDLLPDVPGLRERWGREAQMCPYCHGWEVRDQRIAVLGTSPNSVHQALLLRQWSPDVTFVADAPPVGEDAARLAARGIRVASAGVRRVVVEDDRLTGLELSDGSVLGCDAVFLAPTWVPKAGPLTDLGCETGEDGFVKTDPTGRTSVPGVWAAGNVVVPAGQVVMAAAAGAMAAAMINADLVEEEVARGLAALPGTP; encoded by the coding sequence ATGACCGAACGAGACGTACTGATCATCGGAGGCGGGCCCGCCGGGCTGAGCGGCGCCCTCGTCCTCGCCCGCGCCCGCCGCTCCGTCACCGTCGTCGACGCGGGCGAGCCGCGCAACGCCGGGGTCGACCACATGCACGGCTTCCTCACCCGGGACGGGATGCCGCCCGGCCGCCTGCTGGAGACCGGCCGCACCGAGGTGCGCGGCTACGGCGGCGAGATCGTTGACGGGACGGTCGCCCGCGCCGAGGAGGGCTTCGTCCTCACCCTCGGCGACGGCTCCCGGTTGCGGGGCCGCCGCCTGCTGGTCACCACGGGCGTGACCGACCTCCTGCCGGACGTTCCCGGCCTGCGGGAGCGGTGGGGCCGCGAGGCGCAGATGTGCCCCTACTGCCATGGCTGGGAGGTCCGCGACCAGAGGATCGCCGTGCTGGGGACGTCCCCGAACTCCGTCCATCAGGCGCTGCTGCTGCGCCAGTGGTCGCCGGACGTGACGTTCGTCGCGGACGCGCCCCCGGTGGGCGAGGACGCGGCGCGCCTGGCCGCGCGCGGCATCCGCGTCGCGTCGGCCGGGGTGCGGCGCGTCGTCGTCGAGGACGACCGGCTGACCGGGCTGGAACTGTCGGACGGCTCGGTGCTCGGCTGCGACGCCGTGTTCCTCGCGCCGACATGGGTCCCCAAGGCCGGGCCGCTGACCGACCTCGGCTGCGAGACCGGCGAGGACGGCTTCGTGAAGACCGATCCGACCGGGCGGACCAGCGTGCCCGGCGTGTGGGCGGCGGGCAACGTCGTCGTCCCCGCGGGCCAGGTCGTCATGGCGGCCGCGGCCGGGGCGATGGCGGCCGCGATGATCAACGCCGATCTGGTCGAGGAGGAGGTCGCGCGGGGGCTCGCCGCGCTGCCAGGCACGCCCTAG
- a CDS encoding transcriptional regulator produces MADAGTWRRERAALNAARGRLGEVADGLYPGVPRVAGTPLLCRDAWIPEAPVPLEEIRLEWEARPVPPAIADPADGLPDGYRTYAEAVAALAPPKLFEDRPSHRLLAADPPVLRLGPARYFDAVNVGESAAHELAAGVDGLPLRDRIGDPCDLSRRPALPAVTTVTVTTSGRYVLHRRDAAKVAHAGGLYQVMPVGVFQPLGDEPPDLWHCMVREYAEEFLGAGEDYGDDFVQEDWPFHQAMSAARDEGRIRAHFLGLGVDPLTLALDLLTVVIIDDALFGRLFGGLVAVNDEGEVSMAPFGGPLPRPMQPAGAAALGLARRHRAALGL; encoded by the coding sequence GTGGCGGACGCGGGGACGTGGCGGCGGGAGCGGGCGGCGCTGAACGCCGCCCGCGGCCGGTTGGGCGAGGTCGCGGACGGGCTGTACCCGGGCGTGCCGCGCGTCGCGGGAACGCCGCTGCTCTGCCGGGACGCCTGGATCCCTGAAGCGCCGGTTCCGCTGGAGGAGATCCGGCTGGAGTGGGAGGCCCGCCCCGTCCCGCCCGCGATCGCCGACCCTGCCGACGGGCTCCCGGACGGGTACCGGACGTACGCGGAGGCGGTCGCGGCCCTCGCCCCGCCGAAGCTGTTCGAGGACCGTCCGAGCCACCGGCTGCTCGCGGCCGACCCGCCGGTGCTCCGGCTCGGCCCCGCCCGCTACTTCGACGCCGTCAACGTGGGCGAGTCCGCGGCGCACGAACTGGCCGCCGGGGTGGACGGGCTGCCGCTGCGCGACCGGATCGGCGACCCGTGCGACCTGTCACGCAGGCCCGCGCTGCCCGCCGTCACCACGGTCACCGTGACGACGTCCGGGCGGTACGTCCTGCATCGGCGCGACGCCGCGAAGGTGGCGCACGCCGGCGGGCTCTACCAGGTGATGCCGGTCGGGGTGTTCCAGCCGCTCGGGGACGAGCCGCCTGATCTGTGGCATTGCATGGTCCGCGAGTACGCCGAGGAGTTTCTCGGCGCGGGCGAGGACTACGGCGACGACTTCGTCCAGGAGGACTGGCCTTTTCACCAGGCGATGTCCGCCGCCCGCGACGAGGGACGCATCCGGGCGCACTTCCTGGGGCTCGGCGTAGACCCGCTGACGCTGGCGCTCGACCTGCTGACCGTCGTCATCATCGACGACGCGCTGTTCGGCCGGCTCTTCGGCGGCCTCGTCGCGGTCAACGACGAGGGCGAGGTGTCGATGGCGCCGTTCGGCGGGCCCCTCCCCCGGCCGATGCAGCCGGCGGGGGCCGCCGCGCTGGGCCTGGCGCGGCGGCACCGGGCGGCCCTCGGGCTGTAG
- a CDS encoding WS/DGAT/MGAT family O-acyltransferase: protein MTQLTTVDATFLHAENAKTHAHIAGLGIVDPGTCPGGRLTVPHVAELIRARAHLAARPLRQRLVQVPLGLDHPYWEDDPDFEPERHISEFGLPEPGSDRQLANLVAMLHEQPLDRSRPLWEMVLIQGLAGGRTAVYVKVHHAAIDGVMAAETLAALLDLTPEPRDLPADESVPARAPGTASMLGTGLLRTALHPVRSAMSAVRAAPYLDEVPGLSAVPGVGLMSSWMQGALGRPELPKAPRISAPPTPFNHPIGRRRAVACGELPLADIKEIRRALGGSVNDVVMALCATALRQWLDKRGELPERPLVAAVPVSLRRGAGAAAEPGNQVSIMTTPLATHLPDPADRYAAVQRDMDVAKRRFTGSSGSWVREMSGLLPPPFAAAVTRLALQAAPAVSLRPVNLVISNVPGPQFPLYLCGAKVLGYYPISVITDVSGGLNITVFSYDGKVDVGIVACRELIPDPSEIIDHLVDALDELRSLSRA, encoded by the coding sequence ATGACCCAGCTGACCACCGTGGACGCCACCTTCCTCCATGCCGAGAACGCGAAGACCCATGCCCACATCGCCGGGCTCGGCATCGTCGACCCCGGGACGTGCCCCGGCGGCCGGCTCACCGTCCCGCACGTCGCCGAACTGATCCGCGCCCGCGCGCACCTCGCGGCCCGGCCGCTGCGGCAGCGGCTCGTCCAGGTGCCGCTCGGCCTGGACCACCCGTACTGGGAGGACGACCCCGACTTCGAGCCCGAGCGGCACATCTCCGAGTTCGGGCTGCCGGAGCCTGGCAGCGACCGGCAGCTCGCCAACCTGGTCGCGATGCTGCACGAGCAGCCGCTCGACCGGTCCCGTCCGCTGTGGGAGATGGTCCTCATCCAGGGCCTCGCCGGGGGCCGGACGGCCGTCTACGTGAAGGTGCACCACGCCGCCATCGACGGCGTGATGGCCGCCGAGACGCTCGCCGCCCTGCTCGACCTGACGCCCGAGCCCCGCGACCTGCCCGCCGACGAGTCCGTCCCGGCCCGCGCCCCCGGCACGGCGAGCATGCTCGGCACCGGACTGCTGCGGACCGCGCTGCACCCGGTGCGGTCGGCGATGTCGGCGGTGCGCGCCGCCCCCTACCTCGACGAGGTCCCGGGCCTGTCGGCCGTTCCGGGCGTCGGGCTCATGTCGTCCTGGATGCAGGGTGCGCTGGGCCGCCCGGAGCTTCCGAAGGCGCCGCGGATCAGCGCGCCGCCGACGCCGTTCAACCATCCGATCGGGCGGCGCCGCGCGGTCGCGTGCGGGGAGCTGCCGCTGGCCGACATCAAGGAGATCCGGCGGGCCCTCGGCGGCAGCGTCAACGACGTGGTCATGGCGCTGTGCGCGACGGCGCTGCGGCAGTGGCTCGACAAGCGCGGCGAGCTGCCCGAGCGCCCGCTGGTCGCGGCCGTACCGGTGTCGCTGCGGCGCGGTGCGGGCGCGGCCGCGGAGCCGGGCAACCAGGTCTCGATCATGACCACCCCACTGGCCACGCACCTCCCCGACCCCGCCGACCGGTACGCCGCCGTCCAGCGCGACATGGACGTGGCGAAGCGGCGCTTCACCGGGTCGTCGGGCAGCTGGGTGCGGGAGATGAGCGGGCTGCTCCCGCCGCCCTTCGCCGCGGCGGTCACGCGGCTCGCGCTGCAGGCCGCGCCGGCGGTGTCGCTGCGCCCGGTCAACCTGGTCATCTCCAACGTGCCGGGCCCGCAGTTCCCGCTGTACCTGTGCGGCGCGAAGGTGCTCGGCTACTACCCGATCTCCGTCATCACCGATGTCAGCGGCGGCCTGAACATCACCGTGTTCTCCTACGACGGGAAGGTGGACGTCGGCATCGTCGCCTGCCGCGAGCTCATCCCCGACCCGTCGGAGATCATCGACCACCTCGTGGACGCGCTGGACGAGCTGCGTTCGCTCAGCCGCGCGTGA
- a CDS encoding uracil-DNA glycosylase translates to MTARPLSEIVEAGWATALAPVAGTIAAAGDWLRAEVAAGRRYLPAGNHVLRAFTQPFDDVRVLIMGQDPYPTPGHPVGLSFSVAPDVRPLPGSLVNIFREYCDDLGHPQPSNGDLSPWTQQGVCLLNRSLTVMPGKPGSHRNKGWEEVTEQAIRALASRDRPLVAILWGRDARNLKPLLGDVPCIESPHPSPMSADRGFFGSRPFSRANHLLEQQGAPPVDWKLP, encoded by the coding sequence ATGACGGCACGACCACTCTCGGAGATCGTCGAAGCGGGATGGGCGACCGCGCTGGCCCCCGTCGCCGGGACGATCGCCGCCGCGGGCGACTGGCTGCGCGCCGAGGTCGCGGCCGGGCGCCGCTACCTGCCCGCCGGGAACCACGTCCTGCGCGCCTTCACCCAGCCGTTCGACGACGTGCGCGTCCTCATCATGGGGCAGGACCCCTATCCGACGCCCGGCCACCCGGTCGGCCTCAGCTTCTCGGTCGCCCCGGACGTCCGGCCGCTGCCCGGCAGCCTCGTCAACATCTTCCGCGAGTACTGCGACGACCTCGGCCACCCGCAGCCGTCCAACGGCGACCTCTCCCCCTGGACGCAGCAGGGCGTCTGCCTGCTCAACAGGTCGCTGACCGTCATGCCGGGCAAGCCGGGCTCGCACCGCAACAAGGGCTGGGAAGAGGTCACCGAGCAGGCCATCCGCGCCCTCGCCTCCCGGGACCGCCCCCTCGTCGCCATCCTCTGGGGCCGCGACGCCCGCAACCTCAAGCCGCTGCTCGGCGACGTCCCCTGCATCGAGTCCCCCCACCCGAGCCCCATGTCGGCCGACCGCGGCTTCTTCGGCTCCCGCCCCTTCTCCCGCGCCAACCACCTCCTGGAACAGCAAGGCGCCCCACCGGTCGACTGGAAGCTGCCTTAA
- a CDS encoding lysophospholipid acyltransferase family protein yields the protein MRELVYPPVIKTALGVFKALNIRIRLEGTDQIPSTGGAVLVSNHVSYLDFIFAGLAAHPAGRLVRFMAKKEIFDNRIGGPLMRGMHHIPVDRDAGASSYAAALKALKSGEIVGVFAEATISRSFTVKEIKSGAVRMAVASKTPLIPVALWGPQRMWTKGRKRRLLQRNVPVTIIVGEPMYPKRGDDYEQVTRDLHARMAELLEKAQREYSDVPRSDETWWQPAYLGGTAPTPEEAEKLDLEEAEARKAAHAEREAGEGGGS from the coding sequence ATGCGCGAACTCGTGTACCCACCGGTGATCAAGACGGCTCTCGGCGTGTTCAAGGCCCTGAACATCAGAATCCGTCTGGAGGGGACCGACCAGATCCCCAGCACCGGGGGTGCGGTGCTCGTCAGCAACCACGTCAGCTACCTCGACTTCATCTTCGCGGGCCTCGCCGCGCACCCGGCGGGCCGGCTGGTGCGGTTCATGGCGAAGAAGGAGATCTTCGACAACCGGATCGGCGGGCCGCTGATGCGCGGCATGCACCACATCCCGGTGGACCGCGACGCGGGCGCCTCCTCCTACGCGGCGGCGCTCAAGGCGCTGAAGAGCGGGGAGATCGTCGGGGTGTTCGCCGAGGCGACGATCAGCCGCTCGTTCACGGTGAAGGAGATCAAGAGCGGCGCGGTGCGGATGGCGGTGGCGTCCAAGACGCCGCTCATCCCGGTCGCGCTCTGGGGCCCGCAGCGGATGTGGACCAAGGGCCGCAAGCGCCGGCTCCTCCAGCGCAACGTGCCGGTGACGATCATCGTCGGCGAGCCCATGTACCCCAAGCGCGGCGACGACTACGAGCAGGTCACCCGGGATCTGCACGCCCGGATGGCGGAACTGCTGGAGAAGGCGCAGCGCGAGTACTCCGACGTCCCGCGCTCGGACGAGACGTGGTGGCAGCCCGCCTACCTCGGTGGCACGGCGCCGACGCCGGAGGAGGCCGAGAAGCTCGACCTGGAGGAGGCCGAGGCGCGCAAGGCCGCCCACGCGGAGCGCGAGGCCGGGGAGGGCGGCGGCTCCTGA